A stretch of the Arachis stenosperma cultivar V10309 chromosome 6, arast.V10309.gnm1.PFL2, whole genome shotgun sequence genome encodes the following:
- the LOC130933431 gene encoding ABC transporter I family member 11, chloroplastic: MAISLNTPPPFRFLSGSPPPFPLSNLTPISPSLNHNRLSSSRFNFPAPTTKLPTINCNYTAFEVRDVSYQPPGTQLKLLNSVSFSLPEKSFGLIFGQSGSGKTTLLQLLAGISKPTTGSIYSQKYGNDGNPIQPPEPLSPERVGIVFQFPERYFLAETVLDEVTFGWPRQKGSYQLRENLALGLQRAINWVGLNGISLDKNPHSLSGGYKRRLALAIQLVQIPDLLILDEPLAGLDWKARADVVKLLKHLKRELTVLVVSHDLREFASLVDRSWKMEMGGNLREELLPL; this comes from the exons ATGGCCATCTCTTTAAACACTCCTCCTCCCTTCCGCTTCCTCTCAGGCTCACCACCCCCATTCCCCCTTTCTAATTTAACCCCAATTTCACCCTCACTCAACCATAATCGCCTCAGTTCTTCGAGGTTCAATTTCCCTGCACCAACAACCAAGCTTCCCACCATCAACTGCAATTACACCGCTTTTGAA GTTAGAGATGTTAGCTATCAGCCTCCGGGGACTCAGCTTAAGCTACTGAATTCAGTTAGTTTCTCACTTCCGGAGAAAAG TTTTGGTCTAATTTTCGGACAAAGTGGAAGTGGGAAAACAACACTCTTGCAG CTTCTTGCAGGAATAAGCAAACCGACCACTGGATCCATTTACAGCCAAAAGTATGGAAATGATGGAAATCCTATCCAGCCTCCTGAGCCTTTGTCACCAGAAAGAGTTGGTATTGTCTTCCAGTTTCCTGAGAG GTATTTTTTAGCTGAAACTGTGCTTGATGAAGTCACTTTTGGGTGGCCAAGGCAAAAGGGTAGCTATCAATTGAGAGAAAATCTTGCTTTAGGGCTTCAAAGGGCAATTAACTGG GTTGGATTAAATGGGATATCATTGGACAAAAATCCTCACTCCCTTAGCGGCGGTTACAAACGCCGCCTTGCTTTGGCAATTCAATTA GTGCAAATCCCTGATCTATTGATATTGGATGAGCCTCTTGCTGGACTTG ATTGGAAAGCACGTGCAGATGTTGTGAAGCTTTTAAAGCATCTAAAAAGGGAGTTAACTGTTCTTGTTGTCAGCCATGACTTGAG AGAGTTTGCAAGTCTTGTTGATCgatcatggaagatggagatgGGTGGCAACCTCAGAGAGGAGTTACTTCCATTGTAG